One window of the Paenibacillus beijingensis genome contains the following:
- a CDS encoding Zn-dependent hydrolase, with protein MEIKQLRINAARLENSIFTLAEYGKNESSGLDRTTFTPAELAARDWLKQELESLSLELRVDQAANIWAKRPGTEPALPSIAFGSHIDTVPNGGKYDGALGVLIALEVMKLLNEHGIRTRHPLELVSFSAEEPNPFGLSTFGSRAVTRKLKRTDIIGVTNPSGQPLTEALRSAGGDPDRFEDAALSLAQLSAFMEVHIEQGKRLLNRDIPVGVVTAITGIYREEVIVSGEANHAGTTLMEDRNDALTAASEIVLALEDVCRRHPASEVVGTVGRMTVKPNAANIIPEEVSFIVEIRGKSREEIREAIAAWETRIQTVSRHARVKRIVMLDQDPAQMDETVIRVSQEQADRLGYPSYLLGSMAGHDATHMASITRSGMLFVPSIGGKSHCPDEESRMEDIEKVANVLLQTILELDQRLD; from the coding sequence TTGGAAATCAAGCAGCTTCGAATTAATGCTGCACGTTTGGAGAACAGTATTTTTACATTGGCTGAATATGGAAAGAACGAATCTAGCGGACTTGATCGGACGACGTTTACGCCGGCTGAATTAGCAGCCCGGGATTGGCTGAAACAGGAACTAGAATCCTTGTCTTTGGAGCTGCGGGTGGATCAGGCAGCCAATATTTGGGCGAAGCGTCCTGGTACAGAACCGGCGCTTCCATCCATCGCGTTTGGCTCGCATATCGATACGGTTCCTAACGGGGGAAAGTACGATGGCGCACTCGGCGTATTGATAGCCCTTGAGGTAATGAAGCTCTTGAACGAGCATGGCATTCGGACTCGACATCCGCTGGAGCTGGTTTCATTCAGCGCCGAGGAGCCCAATCCGTTCGGATTATCCACCTTCGGCAGCAGGGCCGTGACCCGCAAGCTCAAGAGGACGGATATAATCGGCGTAACGAATCCGTCGGGCCAACCGCTGACAGAAGCGCTGCGCAGCGCCGGGGGAGATCCGGATCGTTTCGAAGACGCCGCTCTTAGCCTAGCGCAATTGAGCGCCTTTATGGAAGTTCATATTGAACAGGGGAAACGGCTTCTAAACCGCGATATCCCGGTTGGCGTGGTCACCGCCATTACCGGGATATACCGCGAGGAGGTTATCGTAAGCGGTGAAGCCAACCACGCCGGAACGACTCTGATGGAAGACCGGAACGACGCTCTGACAGCCGCATCCGAAATTGTATTGGCATTAGAGGACGTTTGCCGCCGGCATCCGGCCAGCGAGGTTGTCGGCACGGTCGGAAGAATGACCGTTAAGCCTAACGCGGCCAATATCATTCCCGAGGAAGTCTCGTTTATCGTAGAAATTCGCGGTAAAAGCCGTGAAGAAATTCGCGAGGCTATCGCCGCTTGGGAAACAAGGATCCAAACGGTTTCGAGGCATGCGCGGGTGAAGCGCATAGTGATGCTGGATCAGGATCCTGCCCAGATGGATGAAACGGTCATTAGGGTTAGTCAGGAGCAGGCAGATCGGCTAGGTTACCCGTCGTACCTGCTCGGAAGTATGGCCGGACACGATGCGACGCACATGGCTTCCATTACGAGAAGCGGCATGCTGTTCGTCCCGAGTATCGGCGGCAAAAGCCATTGTCCGGATGAAGAAAGCCGAATGGAAGATATCGAGAAAGTGGCGAACGTGCTGCTGCAAACGATTTTGGAACTGGATCAACGTCTGGATTAA
- the hutI gene encoding imidazolonepropionase: MKTVIYVKSAEQVLTVKGASLAPKKGKEMSELGIIEHGSVIIEDDRISFVGPDLEATQYLDSLEGPVTTIDASGKVVTPGLVDPHTHLVFAGSREKEFEMRLQGVKYIDILKQGGGILSSTRSTREATLEELVEQSLVRLNRLLEHGVTTVEAKSGYGLTTEDELKQLEAARKLNDIHPVDIVSTFMGAHAVPAEYKEQPDQYVKLVIEEMIPRAATQGLAEFCDVFCEEGVFTVEQSERILEAGKKHGLKPKIHADEIVQLGGAELAAKVGAVSAEHLLQASDEGIRALAQSGTIAVLLPATAFFLMEKPARARKMIEEGVAIALSTDCNPGSSPTQSMPFVMNAACLTMKMTPAEVLTAATINAAHAIGRADQIGSIEVGKKADLVLFEASNYQKLQYNFAVNLVDTVIKNGKIAVQGGVVLGNQAASN, translated from the coding sequence ATGAAAACGGTCATTTATGTGAAGTCGGCTGAGCAGGTTTTGACGGTTAAGGGGGCGAGCCTTGCCCCTAAGAAAGGAAAAGAGATGTCCGAGCTCGGCATCATCGAGCATGGAAGCGTCATCATTGAGGACGACCGGATTTCGTTTGTCGGACCGGATTTGGAAGCGACCCAATACCTGGATTCGCTGGAAGGCCCGGTAACAACGATTGACGCCTCGGGCAAAGTAGTCACACCGGGGCTCGTCGATCCCCATACCCATCTTGTATTTGCAGGCAGCCGCGAGAAAGAATTCGAAATGCGGCTGCAAGGGGTCAAATATATCGATATTTTAAAGCAGGGCGGTGGCATTCTCAGTTCGACCCGAAGCACGAGGGAAGCGACGCTGGAGGAGTTGGTCGAACAATCCCTTGTCCGCTTAAACCGTCTGCTTGAACATGGCGTTACGACGGTGGAAGCCAAAAGCGGATACGGATTGACGACCGAGGACGAACTGAAGCAGCTGGAAGCGGCCCGGAAATTGAACGATATCCATCCGGTAGACATTGTATCAACCTTTATGGGCGCTCATGCGGTGCCTGCCGAATATAAAGAACAACCGGATCAATATGTTAAGCTGGTCATTGAAGAAATGATTCCTCGCGCAGCGACGCAAGGACTTGCCGAGTTTTGCGATGTGTTTTGCGAGGAAGGCGTGTTTACGGTCGAGCAGTCCGAGCGTATTCTGGAAGCCGGAAAAAAACACGGCTTGAAACCGAAAATCCATGCCGATGAAATCGTTCAACTCGGCGGAGCGGAGCTGGCCGCCAAGGTAGGGGCAGTGTCGGCTGAACATTTACTGCAGGCGTCCGATGAAGGGATCAGGGCGCTTGCACAGAGCGGGACAATTGCCGTCCTGCTGCCCGCAACCGCCTTTTTCCTGATGGAGAAGCCGGCGCGTGCCCGCAAGATGATTGAGGAGGGAGTGGCGATTGCCCTCTCGACAGATTGCAACCCCGGTTCTTCTCCGACGCAGTCGATGCCCTTTGTCATGAATGCAGCCTGCTTGACGATGAAGATGACGCCTGCCGAAGTGTTAACGGCAGCGACGATCAACGCGGCGCATGCTATTGGCAGAGCGGATCAAATCGGCAGCATAGAAGTAGGCAAAAAAGCGGATCTTGTTCTGTTTGAAGCATCGAATTACCAGAAGCTGCAGTACAACTTTGCAGTCAATTTGGTCGATACGGTTATCAAAAACGGGAAGATCGCGGTTCAAGGAGGAGTTGTACTTGGAAATCAAGCAGCTTCGAATTAA
- the hutU gene encoding urocanate hydratase has product MTTINRTEIRAQRGVELQAKGWVQEAVLRMLMNNLDPEVAEHSEKLVVYGGIGKAARTWEAFDRIVASLKNLNEDETLLVQSGKPVAIFKTHKDAPRVLLANSNLVPAWATWDKFHELDKKGLMMYGQMTAGSWIYIGSQGIVQGTYETFAECARQHFNGTLQGTITVTAGLGGMGGAQPLAVTMNDGVVIGIDVDRSRIEKRIETRYCDVLVESLDEAIFMAVEAKTAGKALSIGLLGNAAEILPEMIKRNFIPDIITDQTSAHDPLNGYLPAGMTMEEGEALRKQDADAYVRKSKASMSVHVQAMLDMQSRGSIAFDYGNNIRQVALDEGVTNAFHFPGFVPAYIRPQFCEGKGPFRWVALSGDPEDIYKTDEVILREFAYNEHLCKWIKMAREKIAFQGLPARICWLGYGERAKFGKIINEMVASGELKAPIVIGRDHLDAGSVASPNRETEAMKDGSDAVADWPILNALVNTAAGASWVSVHHGGGVGMGYSLHAGMVVVADGTEDAAKRLERVLTTDPGMGVVRHVDAGYELAIQTAKEKGIQIPGLA; this is encoded by the coding sequence ATGACAACAATAAATCGAACAGAAATTAGAGCCCAACGGGGCGTTGAACTGCAAGCAAAAGGATGGGTACAGGAAGCGGTGCTTCGGATGCTGATGAACAACCTGGATCCGGAGGTTGCCGAACATTCCGAGAAGCTGGTCGTTTATGGCGGAATCGGCAAAGCGGCGAGAACCTGGGAAGCATTTGATCGTATCGTGGCCTCCTTGAAAAATTTGAATGAAGACGAGACGCTCCTTGTTCAGTCGGGAAAACCGGTTGCCATTTTCAAAACCCATAAAGATGCGCCGCGGGTGCTGCTGGCGAATTCCAATCTTGTTCCTGCCTGGGCGACTTGGGATAAATTCCATGAGCTCGATAAAAAAGGCTTGATGATGTACGGTCAAATGACGGCCGGAAGCTGGATATATATCGGCAGCCAAGGAATTGTACAAGGCACTTATGAAACGTTCGCAGAATGCGCAAGACAGCATTTTAACGGAACGCTGCAAGGAACGATTACAGTAACGGCCGGCTTGGGCGGCATGGGCGGGGCGCAGCCGCTCGCGGTCACGATGAACGATGGCGTTGTCATCGGTATCGATGTAGACCGGTCGCGGATCGAGAAACGGATTGAAACCCGTTATTGCGATGTGCTCGTCGAATCGCTCGACGAAGCGATATTTATGGCTGTGGAAGCAAAAACAGCAGGGAAAGCACTGTCAATCGGCTTGCTGGGCAACGCGGCTGAAATACTTCCGGAAATGATCAAACGGAATTTTATTCCCGACATTATTACGGACCAAACGTCCGCCCACGATCCTCTTAACGGATATCTGCCGGCCGGAATGACGATGGAAGAAGGGGAGGCATTGCGGAAGCAAGATGCGGATGCATATGTCCGCAAATCGAAAGCCAGCATGTCCGTTCATGTCCAAGCGATGCTTGATATGCAAAGCAGAGGTTCGATTGCGTTCGACTACGGAAATAACATTCGTCAAGTCGCGCTTGATGAAGGGGTTACGAATGCATTTCATTTCCCCGGATTTGTTCCGGCATATATCCGTCCGCAATTTTGTGAAGGCAAAGGGCCTTTCCGCTGGGTCGCTTTGTCCGGAGATCCGGAAGATATTTACAAAACGGATGAAGTTATTCTGCGTGAATTCGCTTATAACGAGCATTTGTGCAAATGGATTAAGATGGCTCGCGAAAAGATTGCCTTTCAGGGCCTCCCTGCACGTATTTGTTGGCTCGGATATGGAGAGCGCGCGAAATTCGGCAAAATTATCAATGAAATGGTCGCTTCCGGGGAGTTGAAAGCTCCGATCGTTATCGGACGCGATCATCTCGATGCAGGCTCGGTCGCTTCCCCGAACCGGGAAACCGAAGCGATGAAGGACGGCAGCGATGCGGTGGCGGATTGGCCGATTCTGAACGCGCTCGTCAACACGGCTGCGGGAGCAAGCTGGGTATCCGTTCACCACGGCGGCGGTGTAGGTATGGGTTATTCGCTTCATGCCGGCATGGTTGTCGTTGCAGACGGTACGGAAGATGCCGCCAAGCGACTTGAACGCGTATTGACAACGGATCCTGGCATGGGAGTTGTTCGCCACGTTGACGCGGGTTATGAGTTGGCGATTCAGACGGCAAAAGAAAAAGGCATTCAAATTCCCGGGTTGGCATAA
- the hutH gene encoding histidine ammonia-lyase, translating to MTTIVIDGSALRIDDVILVARKAAQVELAQTVKNKIMKCRRFVDQIVEEQKPVYGITTGLGDLVNVRLTPDEAAQLSRNVVMSHACGVGEPLETDQVRAIMFAAIINFAQGYSGIRLETVETLVKMLNEGVTPFVPSQGSVGYLTHMAHIALVLIGLGEANYRGNLLSGSEAMRAAGVPTVTLKEKEGLNLVNGTVCMIGISALAIYDSIQLSKWADIAGAMSFEALQGTYYAFDERIQQVRPFRGQRQVADNLRRLIAGSEISEGSKDLRIQDALSIRSMPQVHGACRDKISHALETVEIELNSATDNPLIFDDGGVGRPISACNAHGEPLALTMDMLTMAVTELANISERRIDRLVNPHVSGLPAFLVKNSGLNSGFMIVQYVAASLVAENKVLSHPISVDSIPTSAFQEDHVSMGTPAAIKAVKAVGNAAQVIAIELLSAAQGLDFHKPKQFGAGTAIAHHMIRSHVPEWTEDRVFYPDLKRMVAFVAHDEAMERIESTIGTL from the coding sequence GTGACCACTATTGTTATTGACGGATCGGCACTTCGTATTGATGACGTCATTCTTGTCGCAAGAAAGGCAGCTCAAGTAGAACTAGCCCAAACAGTAAAAAATAAGATCATGAAATGCCGTCGTTTCGTCGACCAAATCGTAGAGGAGCAAAAACCGGTTTACGGCATTACAACCGGACTTGGCGACCTGGTCAACGTTCGTCTGACGCCGGATGAAGCTGCGCAACTTTCACGAAACGTCGTGATGAGCCATGCATGCGGCGTTGGCGAACCGCTGGAAACCGATCAAGTGCGCGCCATTATGTTTGCAGCCATTATTAATTTCGCGCAAGGGTATTCCGGTATCCGCTTGGAAACCGTTGAAACGCTTGTAAAAATGCTTAACGAAGGTGTAACGCCTTTCGTTCCATCTCAAGGTTCAGTCGGTTACCTGACGCATATGGCCCATATCGCACTTGTGTTGATTGGGCTTGGCGAGGCTAATTACAGGGGGAATTTGCTGTCTGGATCGGAAGCGATGCGGGCGGCCGGAGTTCCAACCGTGACGTTGAAAGAAAAAGAAGGACTCAATCTGGTAAATGGAACGGTCTGTATGATTGGAATTAGTGCTCTTGCCATCTATGACAGCATTCAGTTATCGAAGTGGGCCGATATTGCGGGAGCAATGAGCTTTGAAGCTTTGCAGGGAACTTATTATGCGTTTGATGAACGGATCCAGCAGGTCCGCCCTTTCCGCGGGCAGCGGCAGGTTGCTGATAATTTGCGCCGGCTTATCGCCGGCAGTGAAATAAGCGAAGGCTCTAAGGATTTGCGTATTCAGGATGCGCTAAGCATCCGCTCTATGCCTCAAGTGCATGGAGCCTGTAGAGATAAAATATCTCATGCGCTTGAAACGGTGGAGATCGAATTAAACTCCGCAACCGACAATCCGCTCATCTTCGATGACGGGGGAGTAGGGCGGCCGATTTCGGCCTGCAATGCTCATGGCGAGCCGCTGGCGTTAACGATGGACATGTTGACGATGGCCGTTACTGAATTGGCCAATATCTCGGAACGGCGAATCGACCGGCTTGTTAATCCTCATGTCAGCGGATTACCGGCTTTCCTGGTCAAGAACAGCGGTTTGAACAGCGGGTTTATGATTGTCCAGTATGTAGCGGCATCGTTAGTGGCGGAAAATAAAGTATTATCGCATCCAATCTCCGTTGACTCCATTCCAACATCGGCATTTCAGGAGGATCATGTCAGTATGGGCACGCCGGCCGCGATAAAAGCGGTGAAAGCGGTAGGGAATGCAGCGCAGGTGATTGCAATCGAGCTGTTGTCGGCTGCGCAGGGGTTGGATTTTCATAAGCCGAAGCAGTTCGGTGCCGGAACGGCGATTGCTCATCACATGATTCGCAGCCATGTGCCGGAATGGACAGAGGACCGGGTATTTTATCCGGATCTGAAGCGAATGGTCGCATTTGTCGCGCATGATGAAGCAATGGAACGAATCGAATCGACAATAGGCACTCTATAA
- a CDS encoding ABC transporter ATP-binding protein → MSGIEFRNVSKSYPGSNRPAIQNVSFTVESGQFIVLLGSSGCGKTTLLKMVNRLYEQSEGQILIDGEDTKSVSLNDLRRRIGYVIQQSGLFPHMTVEQNISVVPEMLGWDKARISARIDELLELVHLEPKVYRKRYPRQMSGGQQQRVGLARALAADPPFMLMDEPFGAIDAITRTKLQDELVSIQKKLHKTILFVTHDVEEALRMADKIIILKDGDIVQYDTPLEILLNPKNDFVKNLTGGHDLIRQISLINVTDVMEKLDAPYMKPEKAAVSENSDLKTVLTLLLREGEEALHVVNEAGYAVGRVTLSDLQKLWSPAKEKVANSL, encoded by the coding sequence ATGAGCGGAATAGAGTTCCGGAATGTATCGAAATCTTATCCGGGTTCAAACAGGCCGGCTATCCAAAATGTGAGCTTTACTGTAGAGTCGGGACAATTTATCGTCTTGCTCGGAAGCTCCGGATGCGGGAAAACGACACTGCTTAAAATGGTTAACCGACTGTACGAGCAGTCTGAAGGACAAATATTGATTGACGGGGAAGATACGAAATCCGTTTCTCTCAATGATTTAAGAAGAAGAATCGGATATGTTATCCAGCAAAGCGGTTTGTTTCCTCACATGACTGTCGAACAAAATATTTCCGTCGTGCCGGAAATGCTTGGCTGGGATAAAGCGAGAATAAGCGCAAGAATCGATGAATTGCTGGAGCTTGTCCATTTAGAGCCTAAGGTTTACCGCAAACGGTATCCGCGTCAAATGTCCGGCGGCCAGCAGCAGCGGGTGGGACTGGCACGCGCGCTGGCCGCAGATCCGCCGTTTATGCTGATGGATGAGCCGTTTGGCGCAATCGACGCCATTACCCGCACGAAATTGCAGGATGAGCTGGTGAGCATCCAGAAAAAACTGCATAAAACGATCTTGTTTGTGACGCATGACGTGGAAGAAGCGCTGCGAATGGCCGATAAAATCATTATTTTGAAAGATGGCGACATCGTGCAGTATGATACGCCGCTTGAAATATTGCTCAATCCCAAAAATGACTTTGTTAAAAATTTGACCGGCGGGCATGATTTGATTCGTCAGATTAGTCTGATTAATGTGACCGACGTAATGGAAAAACTGGATGCGCCTTACATGAAGCCGGAGAAAGCGGCGGTTTCCGAAAATAGCGATCTTAAAACGGTATTGACGCTTTTGCTGCGTGAAGGTGAGGAAGCTCTCCATGTTGTGAATGAAGCAGGATATGCAGTCGGCAGGGTGACACTTTCTGATTTGCAGAAGCTGTGGTCTCCCGCCAAGGAAAAAGTGGCGAATTCATTATAA